A DNA window from Vigna angularis cultivar LongXiaoDou No.4 chromosome 1, ASM1680809v1, whole genome shotgun sequence contains the following coding sequences:
- the LOC108337148 gene encoding pro-cathepsin H translates to MARLLLPIFAFCAVVIAVAGSTFDESNPIRLGSDLESCMLDVIGQSRSALSFVRFALRHGKNYHSTDEIQHRFRIFSDNVRLIRSINKRPLTYKLGVNNFADWTWEEFTRHRLGAAQNCSATLKGNYRLTDAAPPEEKDWRKEGIVSEVKDQGHCGSCWTFSTTGSLEAAYAQAFGKNISLSEQQLVDCAGAFNNFGCSGGLPSQAFEYIKYNGGLDTEEAYPYTGQDGSCEFKSENIAVRVIDSINITLGAEDELKHAVAFVRPVSVAYQVVDDFRFYKKGVYTSDTCGSTSMDVNHAVLAVGYGVEDGVPYWIIKNSWGSDWGDNGYFKMEYGKNMCGVATCASYPVVA, encoded by the exons ATGGCACGGTTGTTGTTACCGATTTTCGCGTTCTGCGCCGTTGTCATAGCCGTAGCAGGCTCCACCTTTGACGAGTCAAACCCTATCCGGCTGGGGTCAGATTTGGAGTCGTGCATGCTCGATGTGATCGGACAAAGCCGCAGTGCTCTCTCCTTCGTGCGCTTTGCTCTCCGTCATGGCAAGAACTACCACTCCACTGACGAGATCCAGCACCGGTTTCGGATCTTCTCAGACAATGTCAGACTCATCAGATCCATTAACAAGAGGCCTCTCACTTACAAACTCGGTGTGAATA ATTTTGCTGACTGGACTTGGGAGGAGTTCACTAGACACAGACTCGGGGCTGCTCAGAACTGTTCCGCCACCCTCAAAGGCAACTACAGGCTCACGGATGCTGCTCCTCCTGAAGAG AAAGATTGGAGAAAAGAAGGTATAGTCAGCGAAGTTAAAGATCAAGGTCACTGTGGATCTTGCTGGACATTCAG CACAACTGGTTCGTTGGAGGCAGCTTACGCACAGGCCTTTGGGAAGAATATCAGTCTCTCTGAGCAGCAGCTAGTAGATTGTGCCGGCGCTTTCAACAACTTTGGCTGTTCAGGTGGATTGCCGTCCCAAGCATTTGAATACATTAAATACAATGGTGGCCTTGACACTGAGGAAGCATATCCCTACACCGGACAAGATGGTTCCTGTGAATTTAAATCTGAAAACATTGCTGTTCGAGTCATTGACTCTATTAATATCACTTTG GGTGCTGAGGATGAATTGAAACATGCTGTTGCTTTCGTTCGCCCAGTTAGTGTGGCATATCAGGTGGTGGACGACTTCCGATTTTACAAGAAAGGAGTTTACACTAGCGACACTTGTGGCAGCACATCCATG GATGTAAATCATGCCGTTCTTGCTGTTGGGTATGGAGTTGAAGATGGAGTTCCATATTGGATCATTAAAAATTCGTGGGGAAGCGACTGGGGGGACAATGGCTACTTCAAGATGGAGTATGGAAAGAATATGTGCG GTGTTGCAACTTGTGCATCGTATCCTGTTGTGGCTTAA
- the LOC108337117 gene encoding protein OXIDATIVE STRESS 3 LIKE 1, with product MIYQSLFSFMCHRTGKKIWYPCAHTSHLYIYTPQFIARFSLLSFHFTPNHSSQVSAKKMTFALQNNGGVSIGLSSLAHCVAICDQDFPAEDSDSSSDSSIGRNSVSSEDSSDHEDALEVQSSFKGPLDTMNDLEEDLPVKKGISKFYSGKSKSFTSLADAAAASSMEEIVKPEDPYAKKRKNLIARNASIERSRSCASNIGGISKRPSNIGRGASLLNLHSSEEGSSSSSISPPFPLPPLHPRANNRSSLLQPSSATRSVPWRSYSWSDLNAIAEAHDISGLAICSGN from the exons atgatttatcaaTCACTGTTCTCTTTTATGTGCCATCGGACTGGAAAAAAAATCTGGTACCCATGTGCACACACCAgccatttatatatttatacccCACAATTCATCGCACGCTTCTCTCtgctttcatttcatttcacacCCAACCATTCTTCTCAAGTTTCTGCCAAAAAGATGACGTTTGCTCTGCAAAATAACGGAGGAGTTAGCATCGGACTGTCCTCCTTAGCCCACTGCGTCGCGATCTGCGATCAGGATTTTCCAGCCGAGGATTCTGATTCCAGCTCCGACTCCTCCATCGGAAGGAACAGCGTCTCGTCGGAAGATTCCTCTGACCACGAAGATGCCCTTGAGGTTCAGAGCTCCTTCAAAGGCCCTTTGGATACCATGAACGATCTAGAGGAAGATTTACCAGTCAA GAAAGGCATATCCAAGTTTTATAGTGGGAAATCGAAGTCATTCACAAGCTTAGCAGATGCTGCAGCTGCAAGTTCTATGGAAGAGATAGTGAAGCCAGAGGACCCTTATGCGAAGAAACGCAAGAATCTAATAGCTCGCAATGCATCGATTGAGAGGAGTCGCAGTTGTGCAAGTAACATTGGTGGAATATCAAAGCGACCATCAAACATTGGTCGAGGAGCATCCCTTCTGAATCTGCACAGTAGTGAAGAGGGTAGCAGCTCCTCATCCATATCTCCTCCAttccctcttcctcctcttcatccacGTGCCAACAATAGGTCATCACTGCTTCAACCTTCTTCTGCCACACGAAGTGTTCCTTGGAGGTCATATTCTTGGTCTGATCTAAATGCTATTGCTGAGGCTCATGATATATCTGGTTTGGCTATTTGTAGTGGAAACTAA
- the LOC108336740 gene encoding uncharacterized protein LOC108336740, producing the protein MDLECSSFFVTQDEFNLFHRIDRQLYKILVMILFREPGECMQVHALWLWLERVGFRNVVKRVLALPNILINEVADETVVCLNCINNSSFIAPPSSFENSEIPLLQSLVDKEISLQFLYENRVSALQGVAKEMQDVCVRAFTDIMQQAIIRNSNDRVVEAQKVVMKPSSENQNQNPLWFGSIGPSNSRVEVPADDRTLFVTFSKGYRVEEWEVREFFTIAYGDCIEALYMQEVQSNEQALFARIVFRIASTIDMILRGAIKAKFTINGKHVWARKFVPKRIVARSMLTTTLSNFSGEASNTRS; encoded by the coding sequence atggaTTTGGAGTGTTCTTCTTTCTTCGTCACCCAAGACGAGTTCAATCTGTTCCACAGAATAGATAGACAACTGTACAAGATCCTTGTGATGATTCTCTTCCGTGAACCAGGCGAATGCATGCAAGTCCATGCCTTGTGGCTGTGGCTGGAGAGGGTGGGGTTTCGCAACGTGGTGAAGAGGGTATTGGCCTTACCCAACATCTTGATCAACGAAGTTGCAGACGAAACTGTCGTGTGTCTGAACTGCATTAACAACAGTAGTTTCATAGCACCTCCTTCCTCTTTCGAGAACAGTGAGATTCCCCTTCTGCAGAGTCTAGTGGACAAGGAAATCTCACTTCAGTTCTTGTATGAAAACCGGGTTAGCGCACTCCAAGGTGTGGCAAAAGAGATGCAAGATGTGTGTGTGAGGGCTTTCACTGACATTATGCAGCAAGCGATCATAAGAAACTCCAATGATAGAGTTGTGGAAGCTCAAAAGGTGGTGATGAAACCCAGTTCAGAGAATCAGAACCAGAACCCTTTGTGGTTTGGCTCAATTGGACCATCGAATTCAAGGGTTGAAGTTCCAGCTGATGATAGAACATTGTTTGTGACGTTCTCGAAGGGGTATCGCGTGGAGGAGTGGGAAGTCAGAGAGTTCTTTACCATAGCTTATGGAGATTGTATTGAGGCACTGTATATGCAGGAAGTGCAATCAAATGAACAAGCACTATTTGCTCGCATTGTTTTTCGCATTGCGTCCACCATTGACATGATTCTCAGAGGAGCAATCAAAGCCAAATTCACCATCAATGGAAAGCATGTATGGGCTCGAAAGTTCGTACCCAAACGAATTGTTGCAAGGAGTATGCTGACAACAACGCTCAGCAACTTTTCCGGGGAAGCCTCGAACACAAGATCCTAG